In one Vulgatibacter incomptus genomic region, the following are encoded:
- a CDS encoding 2-oxoacid:ferredoxin oxidoreductase subunit beta, with product MSQLTRKDFQTNQEIRWCPGCGDYAILASMQKVLPELGIAREKVVFISGIGCSSRFPYYMNTYGFHTIHGRAPAIATGLKLTRPDLQVWVVTGDGDALSIGGNHLIHVLRRNVDVKILLFNNRIYGLTKGQYSPTSEAGKKAKSTPYGSIDAPFDPIRLALGAGASFVARSIDVEAAHLQGVLHRMASHRGAALVEIFQNCNVFNDGAFVTLTEKASKARSQLHLEHGKPLVFEDGKKGIRLNGLEPEIVPVGDGGVPESELLVWDEKAQPALAFLLAGMGPAFPTPIGIFRAEERAVHHELDEALQRRVTETLGDGDLEKLLGTGDTWTVP from the coding sequence GTGAGCCAGCTCACCCGCAAGGACTTCCAGACCAACCAGGAGATCCGCTGGTGCCCGGGCTGCGGCGACTACGCGATCCTCGCGTCGATGCAGAAGGTCCTGCCCGAGCTCGGGATCGCTCGGGAGAAGGTCGTGTTCATCTCGGGGATCGGCTGCTCCAGCCGCTTCCCCTATTACATGAACACCTACGGTTTCCACACGATTCACGGACGTGCGCCGGCGATCGCCACGGGCCTCAAGCTCACTAGGCCCGATCTGCAGGTCTGGGTGGTCACCGGCGACGGCGATGCGCTCTCCATTGGCGGAAACCACCTGATCCACGTGCTGCGGCGCAACGTGGACGTGAAGATCCTCCTCTTCAACAACCGGATCTACGGGCTCACGAAGGGGCAGTACTCCCCCACCTCCGAGGCGGGGAAGAAGGCGAAATCGACGCCGTACGGATCGATCGACGCCCCCTTCGACCCGATCCGCCTCGCCCTCGGTGCAGGCGCGTCCTTCGTGGCGCGATCGATCGACGTGGAGGCCGCGCACCTGCAGGGCGTGCTCCATCGGATGGCGAGTCACCGGGGCGCCGCGCTCGTGGAGATCTTCCAGAACTGCAACGTCTTCAACGACGGCGCGTTCGTTACCCTCACCGAAAAGGCGAGCAAGGCCCGGAGCCAGCTCCACCTCGAGCACGGCAAGCCCCTCGTCTTCGAGGACGGCAAGAAGGGGATCCGGCTGAACGGCCTCGAGCCGGAGATCGTCCCCGTCGGCGACGGCGGCGTCCCGGAGAGCGAGCTCCTCGTCTGGGACGAGAAGGCGCAGCCCGCCCTCGCCTTCCTCCTCGCGGGAATGGGCCCGGCCTTCCCCACGCCCATCGGGATCTTCCGCGCCGAGGAGCGCGCGGTCCATCACGAGCTCGACGAAGCGCTGCAGCGCCGGGTCACCGAGACGCTGGGCGACGGCGATCTGGAGAAGCTCCTCGGCACCGGCGACACCTGGACCGTCCCGTAG
- the treZ gene encoding malto-oligosyltrehalose trehalohydrolase, which yields MGSARTWALGANPLPEGGWSFGVWAPRVASLALELLPRKRGGSTRRIELQRVGDLYVAEVDGVADGDRYFFVCPDGRRRPDPRSRRQPEGVHGPSAVVDVRRFRPSSRPRLGRPADWVIYELHVGTFTPEGTFDGVAAHLGYLRDELGVDAIEVMPVASFPGTRNWGYDGVHPFAVQESYGGPAGLARLVGAAHEHGLAVILDVVYNHLGPEGNYLREFGPYFTKKHHTPWGEALNFDDAGSGPVRAYFVDNAVQWIRDFGIDALRLDAIQMIRDSGPRHVLSEIGEAVQAHGGAVISESDLNDPLTVLPRPEGWGHDAQWSDDLHHALHAILTRETTGYYADYGKASDVATALERGFVYDGSRFSGFRGKAYGRSSRGMPSEAHVVCLQNHDQVGNRARGDRLVSLVGPEAAKAAAAVLLLAPEVPLLFMGEEYAAPQPFPFFTSHSDPALARAVTEGRRHEFAAFEWQGEVPDPQAEETMETAILRLEQRAAGPHGGMLALYRTLLAVRRDHPALRGPDRGARNRVQALDGEKVVVLERWSDDGSRRVAVIASLGRTKVTATVPLSPGRWTCLIDTRSPDFGWTEGEAPGQLEVGSSGEVRLALPPSCAWIFERS from the coding sequence ATGGGCTCGGCACGAACGTGGGCGCTCGGCGCGAATCCGCTGCCGGAAGGCGGGTGGTCGTTCGGGGTCTGGGCACCTCGCGTCGCCTCCCTCGCGCTGGAGCTGCTGCCTCGGAAGCGCGGCGGCAGCACGCGGCGAATCGAGCTCCAGCGCGTGGGCGATCTCTACGTCGCGGAGGTGGACGGTGTCGCCGACGGCGACCGCTACTTCTTCGTCTGTCCCGACGGTCGACGCCGGCCCGACCCGCGCTCGCGGCGGCAGCCGGAGGGCGTTCACGGACCGAGCGCCGTGGTGGACGTTCGCCGCTTCCGGCCCTCGTCCCGCCCGCGGCTCGGACGGCCGGCGGATTGGGTGATCTACGAGCTGCACGTCGGCACGTTCACGCCGGAGGGGACCTTCGACGGCGTGGCGGCGCACCTCGGCTACCTGCGCGACGAGCTCGGCGTGGACGCGATCGAGGTGATGCCGGTCGCGAGCTTCCCCGGCACGCGAAACTGGGGCTACGACGGCGTGCACCCCTTTGCGGTGCAGGAGAGCTACGGCGGCCCCGCTGGCCTCGCTCGCTTGGTCGGCGCGGCCCACGAGCACGGCCTCGCCGTGATCCTCGACGTCGTCTACAACCACCTCGGCCCGGAGGGGAACTACCTGCGGGAGTTCGGCCCGTACTTCACGAAGAAGCACCACACACCCTGGGGCGAGGCGCTGAACTTCGACGACGCGGGGTCCGGGCCGGTACGCGCCTACTTCGTCGACAACGCGGTCCAGTGGATCCGCGATTTCGGGATCGACGCGCTCCGCCTCGACGCCATCCAGATGATCCGGGATTCGGGGCCGCGCCACGTGCTCTCGGAGATCGGCGAGGCGGTGCAGGCTCACGGCGGCGCCGTGATCTCCGAGAGCGACCTCAACGATCCGCTGACGGTTCTGCCCCGGCCGGAGGGCTGGGGACACGACGCGCAGTGGAGCGACGACCTCCACCACGCTCTCCACGCGATCCTCACGCGGGAGACGACGGGCTACTACGCCGACTACGGAAAGGCGTCGGACGTGGCGACCGCCCTCGAGCGTGGCTTCGTCTACGACGGCTCACGCTTCTCCGGCTTCCGCGGGAAGGCCTACGGCAGGAGCAGCCGCGGGATGCCCTCCGAGGCCCACGTGGTCTGCCTCCAGAACCACGATCAGGTCGGGAACCGGGCCCGAGGCGATCGCCTCGTCTCCCTCGTCGGCCCCGAGGCGGCGAAGGCCGCCGCCGCCGTGCTGCTGCTCGCGCCCGAGGTGCCGCTGCTCTTCATGGGTGAGGAGTACGCCGCCCCGCAGCCCTTCCCCTTTTTCACCTCCCACTCCGACCCCGCCCTCGCCCGCGCCGTGACCGAGGGGCGACGCCACGAGTTCGCCGCCTTCGAGTGGCAGGGCGAGGTGCCGGATCCGCAGGCCGAGGAGACGATGGAGACCGCGATCCTGCGGCTGGAGCAGCGGGCCGCGGGCCCCCACGGCGGAATGCTCGCGCTCTACCGCACCCTCCTCGCAGTCCGACGCGATCACCCGGCCCTCCGCGGCCCGGATCGCGGCGCACGCAACCGCGTGCAGGCCCTCGACGGCGAAAAAGTCGTCGTGCTGGAGCGATGGAGCGATGACGGCTCCCGGCGCGTCGCGGTGATCGCCTCTCTCGGCCGAACCAAGGTGACCGCGACGGTCCCGCTCAGCCCCGGGCGCTGGACGTGCCTCATCGACACCCGCTCGCCCGACTTCGGCTGGACTGAAGGGGAAGCGCCGGGCCAGCTCGAGGTCGGCTCGTCAGGCGAAGTGCGCCTCGCGCTCCCGCCGTCCTGCGCGTGGATCTTCGAGCGTTCGTAG
- a CDS encoding 2-oxoacid:acceptor oxidoreductase subunit alpha, translating to MGIPPPDSSTKPSRVLDTVTIRFCGDSGDGMQLSGGEFSRASAFAGNDLRTFPDFPAEIRAPAGTLAGVSGFQIQFSSQPVYTPGDRPDVLVAMNPAALRSNLADLRPGGTLIVNTGAFVAGNLAKAGYLANPIEDGSLDAFVVHGVDISKLTEAALHGSGLSTKEIARSKNMFALGLMLWLYQRPTEPILRHLQQRFAKKPEILAANEKVLLAGHAFGETAELFAGTYVVPPARIAPGRYRNVSGNQALAMGLIAAAKLSGLKGFLGSYPITPASDILHELSRHKNFGFTTFQAEDEIAAVSSAIGAAFGGNLGITTSSGPGIALKQEAINLAVMAELPLLVIDVQRGGPSTGLPTKTEQADLLQVLFGRNGESPLPVIAPATPSECFNAALEAVRIAVRYMTPVILLSDGSLANGQEPWKIPEIADLKPIDAPKRTKAEGFLPYERDNTTLARSWVAPGTPGLEHRIGGLEKDFLTGSVSYDPENHEKMVRVRAEKVRRVAQDYAPLEVEGPPDGRLLVVGWGSTYGAIRAAAAQLRSRGLPVSHVHLRNLNPLPMDLGGILQRFEKVVVPELNLGQLSIILRARYLVDAVGINAVKGKPLQVGDLAARIEEALS from the coding sequence ATGGGGATTCCGCCGCCCGATTCATCGACGAAGCCGAGCCGCGTCCTGGACACCGTCACCATCCGCTTCTGCGGCGACTCGGGAGACGGGATGCAGCTCTCCGGCGGCGAGTTCTCGCGCGCCTCCGCCTTTGCCGGGAACGACCTCCGGACCTTCCCGGACTTTCCCGCGGAGATCCGGGCGCCGGCCGGGACCCTCGCGGGGGTCTCGGGCTTCCAGATCCAGTTTTCTTCGCAGCCCGTCTACACGCCGGGCGATCGCCCGGACGTGCTGGTCGCGATGAACCCCGCGGCGCTGCGCTCGAACCTGGCCGACCTCCGCCCGGGCGGCACGCTGATCGTGAACACGGGCGCCTTCGTCGCGGGGAACCTCGCGAAGGCGGGCTACCTTGCGAATCCGATCGAGGATGGCAGCCTCGACGCCTTCGTGGTCCACGGCGTGGACATCTCGAAGCTCACCGAGGCAGCGCTGCACGGGAGCGGGCTTTCGACGAAGGAGATCGCCCGCTCGAAGAACATGTTCGCGCTGGGTCTGATGCTCTGGCTCTACCAGCGCCCGACCGAGCCGATCCTCCGGCACCTGCAGCAGCGGTTCGCGAAGAAGCCCGAGATCCTCGCGGCGAACGAGAAGGTGCTCCTCGCCGGCCATGCCTTCGGTGAGACCGCCGAGCTCTTCGCGGGCACGTACGTGGTGCCTCCCGCGCGGATCGCGCCGGGCCGCTACCGCAACGTCTCGGGGAACCAGGCGCTGGCGATGGGCCTCATCGCCGCGGCGAAGCTCTCGGGCCTGAAGGGCTTCCTGGGCAGCTACCCGATCACACCCGCGTCCGACATCCTCCACGAGCTCTCCCGCCACAAGAACTTCGGCTTCACCACCTTCCAGGCGGAGGACGAGATCGCCGCGGTATCCTCGGCCATCGGCGCGGCCTTCGGCGGGAACCTCGGGATCACGACCTCCTCGGGGCCGGGGATCGCGCTGAAGCAGGAGGCGATCAACCTCGCGGTGATGGCCGAGCTCCCGCTCCTGGTGATCGACGTGCAGCGGGGTGGCCCCTCGACCGGCCTGCCGACGAAGACCGAGCAGGCGGATCTGCTCCAGGTCCTCTTCGGGCGGAACGGCGAATCTCCCCTTCCAGTGATCGCCCCGGCGACTCCGAGTGAATGCTTCAATGCCGCGCTCGAAGCCGTGCGGATCGCCGTCCGCTACATGACGCCGGTGATCCTCCTCTCCGACGGCTCGCTCGCCAACGGCCAGGAGCCCTGGAAGATCCCCGAGATCGCGGACCTGAAACCGATCGACGCGCCGAAGCGCACGAAAGCGGAGGGCTTCCTCCCGTACGAGAGGGACAACACGACCCTCGCGCGGTCCTGGGTCGCGCCAGGCACGCCCGGTCTCGAGCACCGCATCGGCGGGCTCGAGAAGGACTTCCTCACCGGCTCCGTCTCCTACGACCCCGAGAACCACGAGAAGATGGTGCGGGTCCGGGCCGAGAAGGTGCGGCGCGTCGCCCAGGACTACGCGCCGCTCGAAGTCGAAGGGCCTCCCGACGGACGATTGCTCGTGGTGGGATGGGGCTCAACCTACGGTGCGATCCGGGCGGCGGCAGCGCAGCTCCGATCCCGAGGCCTGCCGGTTTCGCACGTCCACCTCCGGAACCTCAATCCGCTGCCGATGGATCTCGGCGGGATCCTGCAGCGCTTCGAGAAGGTCGTGGTCCCCGAGCTGAACCTGGGCCAGCTCTCCATCATCCTCCGCGCGCGCTACCTCGTGGACGCGGTGGGGATCAACGCAGTGAAGGGCAAGCCGCTGCAGGTGGGCGACCTCGCCGCCCGCATCGAGGAGGCGCTCTCGTGA